The bacterium region TGGTTCCGCCGGCGCGGACCACTTCGACGGTCGCGCTTCCCTCGGTTTCATCGACCGAGAAGTTGGCGACGCTGAATTGCAGCTCACCGGCCGGGAAGAAGACCATATCCAAGGGCTGGTCCAAGCCGCCGCTGCCGGCAGTGACGAAGGCGTCGATGAAAGCGCCGGTGGTCCCGTTGTAGCGGAGGATTTCATCGGTATCGATGCTGGCGACGTAGAGATTGCCGTCGGAGCGGAACAGCATGCCGAAGGGGGCCGACAATCCGCCGGAGCCGGCGGGGACAAAGGCATCGATGAAGGCGCCGGTGGTCCCGTTGTAGCGGAGGATTTCATTGGTATCGAGGCTGGACACGTAGAGGTTGCCGTCGGGCCCGAAGAGTACCGCGACCGGGCAGCTCAAGCCGCCGGAGTCGGGGGCGACGAAGACGTCGATGAGCTGGCCGGTGGCGCCATCGAACCTTCGCACCGCGTTTTCGTTGCAACCGCTGACGTAGATATTTCCGGCGGCATCGAAATCCAACCCCTCGGGGCCGTTAACCCCGGTCAAGAAGGGCGCGCCGGTCCCATCGGGGGCAATTTTGAAGACTTGGTCGTCGCTGAAATCGCAGGCATAGATATTTCCGTCCGGTCCCAGGACCACGCAATCGCCGGAGGGTCCGGCCGGGCCGAAGGTGGCGAGGAAGTCGCCGTTTCCGCCGTTGTATTCCAGGATTTGGTCCAAATCCAAGTCGAGGACCAAGAGGTTTCCATTCGGGTGGAAGTCGATTCCATCGGGCCGCGCCAAGCCGCCGCTGCCGGTGGCTATGAATTCTTCGATAAACTCGCCGGTCCGGCCATCATACCGCAGCACATTCCCCGAGCTTTGCGCGGTCACCAAGAGGTCGCTGGCCTCCAGCGGCGGAGCGAAAGCGAGAAAACAGAAAAGGGCCAAGGTTAAAAGCCAGGATCGCTGGGTTTTCATGGGTACCTCCCGAGGGCTCAAAATTGGCCGATTTTAAAGTAGGAATGGGAGGAGCACAAATAATAAAATGGACCATTCCTTATGCGCCTATCGGATCTTAAATTAGCCAAGCCATCCCTGCGGCATATTGCGAAGCCCTGGGGCCTGACCACCTCCCTCACCGGATTCTTCGGCGATTTTTTCAAGCCCTGGATTTCGATACCTCCGCTGCTGCTTGTGATCTCCTTGGTCGGTTTCGCGGTGGCCCTCGTCTTGTTCCGAAAAAAAGCGGCGGTCGAGGGATTAGAGCCAACCTACAACTCGAAGTTGGGCGGCGTGCTCAGCTATTTCGCGCTCTCGATCTTCGGCTGGACGGTCTTGACCTTCGTCTTTTACGCGACGCCGAAAGAAGGCGTGACCGCCAGCTTGGTTCCCCAGATCGCCGAGCTGCAACGAAGCGTCCTGAAGATCGGCGAGGACGTCGGGGAAGTCAAAACGTCGGTCGGGCGGATCGAGGAAAAGGTCGACCAGTTGCTCAAGGGCGGAACCCTGGTTTCGGATCCGAAGACGCCGGAAGAATTTTACGCCAACGCCCGCCTTTACGAGGTGAAGGGAAACACCGGCGAGGCGATCAAGTCCTACGAGCAATTTTTACAAATGGCGCCGGATTACATCGACGCCCATCTGGCCTATCAAACCCTGATGAACAACACCCAAGGCCTCGAAGCGACGCGGGCCCGTTACGTCGAGCTGAAAGCCAAGTATCCGGACAATGCCGTCGTGGCGCTGGCGACCATTCGGACCTTGCCCGAAAGGAGTGAGAGGCTGGCGCAGCTGCAGGCGCTGGCCGCCAAGCATCCCAACGTCGGGCCGATCGGCTACGAGCTCGCCCAGGAATACCTGCGGCCGGGACCCGGCAACATCACCATCGAGGAAATGAAAGAAGCCAAGGCAGCCTTCGAGCGCTTCGCCAAAGCCGATGAGAAGGGCGGCGTGAAGCCATTTTATATCGACAAGAAGGATTTGGACGCGGTTTATCGCAAGAAAGCGGAGTACGATAAGATGGTGACTGCCTTCTACGGCTCAATGGTCGATCGGCCGGTCGAAATGAAGGTGACGCTCCTGACCCATGGCTTGGTGGACGTGACGATCAGCCCCCGCGAAATGGGCGTGAAGAAGATCTACTATTCGATCGACGATCCCAATCCCACGATCGACACCGGCCCGAGCCAGGTTCCCGATCCGATGACCCAGGAGATGACTCCGAACATCCAGGTCAGCGGAAAGCTCCCGCTGGGCAAGCACGTGCTATACGCCAAATACGTGGATGCCAAGGGCAAGGAGAGCCCGGTCTTCCAACATGCCTTCGAGGTCACGCCGATCTCGGCTTTTGTCGATGCGATGCCGGGGACTTTGGGAAGCACCGCGAAGAACTATTCGGTTTCCTTCCAAAGCAATGATGGGAAGGACTATGAGTTTTTCTACGGCGTGGACCAAGCGGCGCCCGACAAACCGGCTAGTGGCGGGCATGTGGCGCTGGAGGGGCTGCCGGCGGGCGGGCATGAGTTGTTTTATTACGGCGTTAGCGGGGGACAGAAGACCGAGGTTTATCGGGTCAAGCTTTCGCAGTGAGATGAGTCTCCATTCACCCGGCGTCGTTGAGCAGATTGGCAAGGGCCGGACGTTGATTGCAGCGCTTCAGCCATTCCTGGATGTGAGTGAAGGGCTTCAAGTCGAATTGCATCAGGCCCAGCCAGCTCAGGAAGCCATGGAGGTGAGTGTCGGCGAGGCTGTAGTCTTCCAAGAGGAAGGATTGATTCGCCAAGGCTTCGTCGAGAATCTTCAGGCGGGCGGCGACGTCGGTCCTCGCTTTTTCGGCCGCGGCGGCGCCCGCCGTGCCTTGCGGCAAGGCATAGGCCAAGCGGCTGGCCGCTTCACCGAGCGTGACATTGCCCCAAACGATCCACTTCATCGCCTCGCCGCGCTTCGGTCCCGGTTCGGGGTAAAGCTTGGCATCGACCCCGAACACTTCGCCGAGATACATCGCAATGGCCGCCGACTCCCAAATCGGCGTTCCGTCGTGAACGATCAGGGGGACGACTCCATTGGGATTGAGCTTGAGGAATTCCGGCT contains the following coding sequences:
- a CDS encoding Calx-beta domain-containing protein, with the protein product MKTQRSWLLTLALFCFLAFAPPLEASDLLVTAQSSGNVLRYDGRTGEFIEEFIATGSGGLARPDGIDFHPNGNLLVLDLDLDQILEYNGGNGDFLATFGPAGPSGDCVVLGPDGNIYACDFSDDQVFKIAPDGTGAPFLTGVNGPEGLDFDAAGNIYVSGCNENAVRRFDGATGQLIDVFVAPDSGGLSCPVAVLFGPDGNLYVSSLDTNEILRYNGTTGAFIDAFVPAGSGGLSAPFGMLFRSDGNLYVASIDTDEILRYNGTTGAFIDAFVTAGSGGLDQPLDMVFFPAGELQFSVANFSVDETEGSATVEVVRAGGTNGEVTVQFDTSDGTAVAGTDYTAVSETLVFAEGQTSQSVDIPILQNGLDATDKTVNLTLSDPTDDAELGDPDTAVLTIEAEEIEGDGGCRLAPGARQPAGISFLALGLILLAALRWRSASKAA
- a CDS encoding glutathione S-transferase family protein — its product is MALTFYYAPMSTATLTTAILAELGVPCERVKLDLKAGDTHKPEFLKLNPNGVVPLIVHDGTPIWESAAIAMYLGEVFGVDAKLYPEPGPKRGEAMKWIVWGNVTLGEAASRLAYALPQGTAGAAAAEKARTDVAARLKILDEALANQSFLLEDYSLADTHLHGFLSWLGLMQFDLKPFTHIQEWLKRCNQRPALANLLNDAG
- a CDS encoding tetratricopeptide repeat protein, coding for MRLSDLKLAKPSLRHIAKPWGLTTSLTGFFGDFFKPWISIPPLLLVISLVGFAVALVLFRKKAAVEGLEPTYNSKLGGVLSYFALSIFGWTVLTFVFYATPKEGVTASLVPQIAELQRSVLKIGEDVGEVKTSVGRIEEKVDQLLKGGTLVSDPKTPEEFYANARLYEVKGNTGEAIKSYEQFLQMAPDYIDAHLAYQTLMNNTQGLEATRARYVELKAKYPDNAVVALATIRTLPERSERLAQLQALAAKHPNVGPIGYELAQEYLRPGPGNITIEEMKEAKAAFERFAKADEKGGVKPFYIDKKDLDAVYRKKAEYDKMVTAFYGSMVDRPVEMKVTLLTHGLVDVTISPREMGVKKIYYSIDDPNPTIDTGPSQVPDPMTQEMTPNIQVSGKLPLGKHVLYAKYVDAKGKESPVFQHAFEVTPISAFVDAMPGTLGSTAKNYSVSFQSNDGKDYEFFYGVDQAAPDKPASGGHVALEGLPAGGHELFYYGVSGGQKTEVYRVKLSQ